In one window of Holophagales bacterium DNA:
- a CDS encoding MBL fold metallo-hydrolase, which yields MKEPWFRCAGALALALLTGRLAAAEVPAVASAPVRANELGLEVVRLSPRVVVAYGGPWDNGIVAIATRKGIVVVDAPFSKRIAGAFREAIQAELKRSDVAFLVDTHEHVCHVGGNEAFADVPIVGHASLRKEMLAMMADPGRPAKVCEMGDRQLAMVRGYLQKADPKKLEGAEWAAYEKAWRTMQEDLRASAALVPPTITFEKEMTLHLDDVDVRLDWYGHSHGVGDTVVTVPEENLVLTAGVFYPTKVPALDAVAEQATPALIDNWFVLMRRVLAEANEETKFLASHSRAVMKKGQYQDFVSYLEGVWSGVRRARTAGKTLDQAKAEVPLAKFPAIARLPNEELRGTEWENLDIHGHNVERLWKVLDRGPA from the coding sequence ATGAAGGAACCGTGGTTTCGTTGCGCGGGAGCGCTCGCGCTCGCGCTCCTGACAGGTCGCCTCGCGGCGGCCGAGGTCCCGGCCGTGGCCTCGGCGCCCGTCCGCGCGAACGAGCTGGGGCTGGAGGTCGTCCGGCTCAGCCCACGGGTCGTCGTCGCCTATGGCGGCCCCTGGGACAACGGCATCGTCGCGATCGCGACCCGGAAGGGGATCGTCGTGGTGGACGCGCCGTTCTCGAAGAGGATCGCCGGGGCCTTCCGCGAGGCGATCCAGGCGGAGCTCAAGCGCAGCGACGTCGCGTTCCTCGTCGACACGCACGAGCACGTCTGCCACGTGGGAGGGAACGAGGCCTTCGCCGACGTTCCGATCGTCGGGCACGCGTCTCTGCGGAAAGAGATGCTCGCGATGATGGCGGACCCCGGACGGCCGGCGAAGGTCTGCGAGATGGGGGACAGGCAGCTCGCGATGGTGCGCGGGTACCTGCAGAAGGCCGACCCGAAGAAGCTCGAGGGGGCCGAGTGGGCGGCGTACGAGAAGGCCTGGCGGACGATGCAGGAGGACCTGCGCGCCAGCGCCGCCCTCGTCCCGCCGACGATCACGTTCGAGAAGGAGATGACGCTCCACCTCGACGACGTCGACGTCCGCCTCGACTGGTACGGCCATTCCCACGGCGTCGGCGACACGGTCGTGACGGTTCCAGAGGAGAACCTCGTCCTGACCGCCGGGGTGTTCTACCCGACGAAGGTCCCGGCCCTCGACGCCGTCGCGGAGCAGGCCACGCCCGCGCTCATCGACAACTGGTTCGTCTTGATGCGCCGGGTGCTCGCCGAGGCGAACGAAGAGACGAAGTTCCTGGCGAGCCACAGCCGCGCCGTGATGAAGAAGGGGCAGTACCAGGACTTCGTCTCGTACCTCGAGGGCGTCTGGAGCGGCGTGCGGCGCGCGCGGACGGCCGGGAAGACGCTGGACCAGGCGAAGGCCGAGGTCCCGCTCGCGAAGTTCCCCGCGATCGCGAGACTCCCCAACGAGGAGCTCCGGGGGACGGAATGGGAGAACCTCGACATCCACGGCCACAACGTCGAGCGCCTCTGGAAGGTGCTGGATCGGGGCCCCGCCTGA
- a CDS encoding tetratricopeptide repeat protein: MWRPREEGPHEERLLFTLADPTDRSVTVTLAWEKVRVSFPLEVDTKAVILASLREQLRGLPRFGWQGWNGAAAWCVKNDTALDQAEEWVDRSIRMNRNFTNQSTKASLLEKKGDAKGAAELREKALALATEPELNQYGYQLLGQKKTDEAIRAFEKNTKDHPASWNAWDSLAEGWATAGDKKKAIASYEKALSMTEDEEQKKRIRGELAKLK; encoded by the coding sequence TTGTGGCGGCCCCGAGAGGAGGGCCCCCACGAGGAGAGGCTTCTCTTCACTCTCGCGGACCCGACGGACCGCTCGGTCACCGTGACGCTCGCGTGGGAGAAGGTCCGGGTCTCGTTCCCGCTGGAAGTCGACACGAAGGCCGTCATTCTCGCGAGCCTCAGGGAGCAGCTCCGCGGTCTCCCGCGGTTCGGGTGGCAGGGCTGGAACGGCGCCGCCGCCTGGTGCGTGAAGAACGACACCGCCCTCGACCAGGCGGAGGAGTGGGTGGACCGCTCGATCAGGATGAACCGCAACTTCACGAACCAGTCGACGAAGGCCTCGCTCCTGGAGAAGAAGGGGGACGCGAAGGGCGCGGCCGAGCTGCGCGAAAAGGCGCTGGCGCTGGCGACCGAGCCGGAGCTGAACCAGTACGGGTACCAGCTCCTCGGCCAGAAGAAGACCGACGAGGCGATCCGTGCCTTCGAGAAGAACACGAAGGACCACCCCGCCTCGTGGAACGCCTGGGACTCGCTCGCCGAGGGCTGGGCCACGGCAGGAGACAAGAAGAAGGCCATCGCCAGCTACGAGAAGGCGCTCTCGATGACCGAGGACGAGGAACAGAAGAAGAGGATTCGCGGGGAGCTGGCGAAGCTGAAGTGA
- the dinB gene encoding DNA polymerase IV yields the protein MDAFYAAVEVREDPSLAGRPVIIGHRGRRGVVSTCSYEARRFGVRSAMPSVIAERLCPAAVWLPGRMALYVEVSHRIREILERQSPLVEPLSIDEAFLDLTGIARDLADGRRIAAAIKQEIRERERLTGSAGVAPNKFLAKVASDLEKPDGLVVFPLEEVPSRLWPLPVERLWGVGPKTAERLREQGLVTIADLANAPEGRLARILGESSAEHLVALAHGRDDRAVDPGREAKSISEERTYGEDLTRPADIEKALLARADGVTRELRHQSLVARTVHLKVRTGDFETVTRSRTLSEPTDLAEVVLAAACELFRERVFLKGRGVRLLGLGVSGLEAAGTGQAALFSDGRQEKLRNLSRAADGIREKFGKAALSRARLLPPRSPSGEDGDGTEEDGAAEASSLPSVD from the coding sequence ATGGACGCCTTCTACGCGGCGGTCGAGGTGCGGGAGGACCCGTCGCTGGCCGGCCGGCCCGTCATCATCGGGCACCGGGGCCGGCGCGGCGTCGTCTCGACCTGCTCGTACGAGGCGCGGCGCTTCGGTGTCCGCTCCGCGATGCCATCGGTCATCGCGGAACGGCTCTGCCCGGCGGCCGTCTGGCTGCCCGGCCGGATGGCCCTCTACGTCGAGGTCTCGCACCGGATCCGGGAGATCCTCGAGAGGCAATCCCCTCTCGTCGAGCCTCTCTCCATCGACGAGGCGTTCCTCGACCTGACGGGCATCGCCCGCGACCTCGCGGACGGCCGCCGGATCGCCGCGGCGATCAAGCAGGAGATCCGGGAGCGCGAACGGCTGACCGGCTCGGCGGGCGTGGCGCCGAACAAGTTCCTGGCGAAGGTGGCATCCGACCTGGAGAAGCCCGACGGGCTCGTCGTGTTCCCGCTCGAGGAGGTCCCGTCCCGCCTCTGGCCGCTCCCCGTCGAGCGACTCTGGGGCGTGGGCCCGAAGACGGCCGAGCGGCTTCGGGAGCAGGGTCTCGTGACGATCGCGGACCTCGCGAACGCGCCCGAAGGGCGCCTCGCGCGCATCCTCGGGGAGTCGAGCGCGGAGCACCTCGTCGCTCTCGCGCACGGACGCGACGACCGCGCCGTGGATCCGGGGCGCGAGGCGAAGTCCATCTCCGAGGAGCGGACCTACGGCGAGGACCTGACGCGCCCCGCCGACATCGAGAAGGCCCTCCTCGCGCGGGCCGACGGGGTGACCCGCGAGCTGCGCCATCAGTCCCTCGTCGCCCGCACCGTCCACCTCAAGGTCCGGACCGGCGACTTCGAGACGGTGACCCGCTCCAGGACTCTTTCCGAACCGACCGACCTCGCCGAGGTCGTCCTCGCCGCGGCCTGCGAGCTCTTCCGCGAGCGGGTCTTCCTGAAGGGCCGCGGCGTACGCCTCCTCGGCCTCGGCGTCAGCGGCCTCGAGGCCGCCGGCACAGGACAGGCCGCCCTCTTCAGCGACGGACGCCAGGAGAAGCTGAGGAACCTCTCGCGGGCCGCCGACGGGATCCGGGAGAAGTTCGGAAAGGCCGCGCTCTCGAGGGCCCGCCTCCTCCCTCCGCGCAGCCCGTCGGGCGAGGACGGCGACGGGACCGAGGAGGACGGTGCGGCCGAGGCGTCGAGCCTCCCGAGCGTCGACTAG
- a CDS encoding DUF1801 domain-containing protein, producing the protein MAELKTKPTGVSVKAYLDAIEDESRRKDCKTIAALMKRVTGCAPKMWGPSIVGFGSYHYEYASGHSGDMCLAGFSSRGREIVVYLLVGDEISEKLFSSLGKHRRGKSCLYFKSLADVQLPVLEELVARSYAETRRRYPEVGRGA; encoded by the coding sequence ATGGCAGAGCTGAAGACGAAGCCGACCGGAGTGAGCGTGAAGGCCTACCTCGACGCCATCGAGGACGAGAGCCGACGGAAGGACTGCAAGACGATCGCCGCGCTCATGAAACGCGTCACCGGCTGCGCGCCGAAGATGTGGGGCCCGAGCATCGTGGGCTTCGGCAGCTACCACTACGAGTACGCCAGCGGTCACTCGGGGGACATGTGCCTCGCCGGCTTCTCCTCGCGAGGGAGGGAGATCGTCGTCTACCTCCTGGTGGGCGACGAGATCTCGGAAAAGCTGTTCTCCTCGCTCGGGAAGCACCGGCGAGGGAAGTCCTGTCTCTACTTCAAGAGCCTCGCCGACGTGCAGCTGCCGGTCCTCGAGGAGCTCGTGGCGCGGTCCTACGCCGAGACGCGGCGCCGGTACCCGGAGGTGGGCCGCGGCGCCTGA
- a CDS encoding PD40 domain-containing protein, with protein sequence MNRLSTGTGRLCRLALVVPLWASRLLGMDGPREAAGNLPAGPAYLEEAPSSAPITGYIDQAPPGPTPRLFELQTRERFFASDRIAISKDGEELYFTEVTSTWSDTNIRYYEYADDRWNGPLDLFAGFLGPALSVDGRTMYFERYGDHKTCWQSKRTGTGWSAPTTCTDLPDPKDKHYRQDTDSGRIYASSEDALKGLGRMDISTYERSGVNGAYRSLGSPLNSPGNEGDFYVARDEAFIVFASPHRGGFGGADLFVSFREGDASWSEPANLGATINTPGFEFGPYVTDDRKFLFYSSSSDFTRVDIHWVRFDSLLETLRKR encoded by the coding sequence GTGAATCGACTCTCGACCGGGACCGGCCGGCTCTGCCGGCTCGCTCTCGTGGTCCCGCTCTGGGCCTCCCGGCTCCTGGGCATGGACGGCCCGCGCGAGGCCGCCGGAAACCTGCCCGCGGGGCCCGCGTACCTTGAGGAGGCCCCGTCGTCGGCCCCCATTACCGGCTACATCGACCAGGCGCCTCCCGGGCCCACGCCACGGCTTTTCGAGCTTCAGACGCGCGAACGCTTCTTCGCCAGCGACCGCATCGCCATATCGAAGGACGGCGAGGAGCTCTATTTCACCGAGGTCACCAGCACCTGGAGCGACACCAACATCCGGTACTACGAGTACGCCGACGACAGATGGAACGGGCCACTCGACCTCTTCGCGGGTTTTCTCGGGCCAGCGCTCTCCGTTGATGGCAGGACGATGTACTTCGAGAGATACGGCGACCACAAGACGTGCTGGCAATCGAAGCGGACCGGCACGGGTTGGAGTGCACCCACGACGTGCACCGACCTGCCGGATCCGAAGGACAAGCACTACCGGCAGGACACGGACAGCGGCCGCATCTACGCATCGTCGGAAGACGCTCTGAAAGGGCTCGGACGCATGGACATATCCACGTATGAGAGGTCCGGCGTCAATGGCGCGTATCGCAGTCTCGGGAGCCCACTGAACTCTCCCGGGAACGAGGGCGATTTCTACGTGGCGAGAGATGAGGCCTTCATCGTGTTCGCCTCCCCGCACAGAGGAGGCTTCGGAGGCGCCGATCTCTTCGTCAGCTTCAGGGAGGGTGATGCCTCGTGGTCGGAACCGGCGAATCTCGGCGCGACCATCAACACGCCGGGTTTCGAGTTCGGGCCATATGTCACAGATGACAGGAAGTTCCTCTTCTATTCGAGCTCCTCGGATTTCACTCGCGTCGACATCCATTGGGTTCGGTTCGACAGCCTGCTGGAGACGTTGAGGAAGAGATAG